A single region of the Kineosporiaceae bacterium SCSIO 59966 genome encodes:
- a CDS encoding glycosyltransferase family 4 protein, whose protein sequence is MRILVWHVHGSWMTSFVAGPDTYLIPVVPGRGPQGRGRAQTWDWPAAAVEVSPAQLRDDGFDVVVLQRPEELDLLEQWTGLRAGRDVPAVYVEHNTPRGPAVETVHPLAGRDDIPVVHVTAFNALVWDTGVAPTCVVEHGVPDPGHRYTGETERVGAVVNEPVRRWRVAGTDLLLRLGAQVPLSVFGMQTGALAARAPALTGHLHDLGQEEMHTALAAHRAYLHPYRWTSLGLALLEAMTLGMPVLVVAATAAPEAVPPGTGVVSSRPEVLAATARRWLADPAEAREVGAAARRHALDTFGLDRFLADWQRLLKEVAR, encoded by the coding sequence ATGAGGATCCTCGTCTGGCACGTGCACGGGTCGTGGATGACGTCGTTCGTCGCCGGCCCCGACACCTACCTCATCCCCGTCGTCCCCGGCCGGGGACCGCAGGGGCGGGGCCGGGCGCAGACCTGGGACTGGCCGGCCGCGGCGGTGGAGGTCAGCCCCGCCCAGCTGCGGGACGACGGCTTCGACGTCGTCGTCCTCCAGCGGCCGGAGGAGCTGGACCTCCTCGAGCAGTGGACGGGACTACGGGCCGGCCGCGACGTCCCGGCCGTCTACGTGGAGCACAACACCCCGCGCGGGCCCGCGGTGGAGACGGTGCACCCGCTCGCCGGCCGAGACGACATCCCCGTGGTCCACGTCACCGCGTTCAACGCCCTGGTGTGGGACACCGGGGTCGCCCCGACCTGTGTCGTGGAGCACGGCGTCCCCGACCCGGGGCACCGGTACACCGGCGAGACCGAGCGGGTCGGGGCCGTCGTCAACGAGCCGGTGCGGCGGTGGCGGGTGGCCGGCACCGACCTGCTGCTGCGCCTCGGCGCGCAGGTGCCGCTGTCGGTGTTCGGGATGCAGACCGGGGCGCTGGCCGCCCGGGCCCCGGCGCTGACCGGCCACCTGCACGACCTCGGTCAGGAGGAGATGCACACCGCCCTGGCCGCCCACCGGGCCTACCTGCACCCGTACCGGTGGACGTCCCTGGGGCTGGCGCTGCTCGAGGCCATGACCCTCGGCATGCCGGTGCTCGTCGTCGCGGCCACCGCCGCGCCCGAGGCGGTGCCGCCCGGGACCGGTGTGGTCTCCAGCCGGCCGGAGGTGCTGGCCGCCACGGCGCGGCGCTGGCTCGCCGACCCCGCCGAGGCCCGCGAGGTGGGTGCCGCGGCCCGCCGCC
- a CDS encoding glycosyltransferase family 9 protein, whose product MTRVLAVRLDSDGDVLLTGPAVRALAAAAEQVDLLVSPAGSAAARLLPGVEDVLVFDAPWSGFRPPPVDRPAVDALVQDLAGRRYDAAVVFTSFHQSPLPMALLARMAAIPFVAATSEDYPGSLLDLRHRRADGLHEVRAALDLAVAAGGRQDGEDLRVRGPLPDVRGLVPEPGYVVLHPGASVPSRALGPDQVQRIAAALGSAGWPVVVTGSPSERPLTAVAAGRGAVDLGGRTSFAELAAVLAGAACVVVGNTGPAHLAAAVGTPVVSLFSPVVPVERWAPWGVPTVVLGDQGAACAGSRARDCPVPGHPCLDSVDAADVLAAVAVLTGTTVREALR is encoded by the coding sequence ATGACCCGGGTGCTGGCCGTGCGCCTGGACAGCGACGGCGACGTGCTGCTCACCGGCCCGGCGGTCCGGGCACTGGCGGCCGCGGCCGAGCAGGTGGACCTGCTCGTCTCACCGGCTGGCAGCGCCGCAGCGCGGCTACTGCCCGGTGTCGAAGACGTCCTCGTCTTCGACGCCCCGTGGAGCGGGTTCCGGCCGCCGCCGGTGGACCGGCCCGCGGTGGACGCGCTCGTCCAGGACCTCGCCGGTCGCCGCTACGACGCCGCGGTCGTGTTCACCTCGTTCCACCAGAGCCCCCTGCCGATGGCGCTGCTCGCCCGCATGGCCGCGATCCCCTTCGTCGCGGCGACGAGCGAGGACTACCCCGGCTCGCTGCTGGACCTGCGGCACCGCCGTGCCGACGGGCTGCACGAGGTCCGCGCCGCCCTCGACCTCGCCGTCGCCGCCGGCGGCCGGCAGGACGGCGAGGACCTGCGGGTCCGCGGCCCCCTGCCCGACGTCCGGGGCCTCGTCCCCGAGCCCGGCTACGTCGTCCTGCACCCCGGCGCCTCGGTGCCATCCCGCGCGCTCGGACCCGACCAGGTCCAGCGCATCGCCGCAGCGCTCGGCTCGGCCGGGTGGCCGGTCGTCGTCACCGGCAGCCCCTCGGAGCGCCCGCTCACCGCGGTCGCCGCCGGCCGCGGCGCGGTCGACCTGGGCGGGCGCACCTCCTTCGCCGAGCTCGCCGCCGTGCTCGCCGGGGCCGCGTGCGTGGTCGTCGGCAACACCGGGCCGGCGCACCTGGCCGCCGCCGTGGGCACCCCGGTGGTCTCGTTGTTCTCCCCCGTCGTGCCCGTCGAGCGCTGGGCCCCGTGGGGGGTCCCCACTGTGGTGCTCGGCGACCAAGGGGCCGCGTGCGCCGGCTCCCGGGCTCGGGACTGTCCGGTCCCCGGGCACCCGTGTCTGGACTCGGTGGACGCGGCCGACGTCCTCGCCGCGGTGGCCGTGCTGACCGGCACCACGGTCCGGGAGGCGCTGCGATGA